AATAAAGGCCAACAAGCAGATGGTAGGCAATACTTTTTAACTGGATTAGCGACACTGATCCGATTGAAGGAAGCCTGGCTTTGGTAAACTAGTTACATGCTATCAAGAATTTTTTTTAGTAGCTGTTTTACTGTGGAATTGAAACTGTCCATGGTATATGTTTTACTGCATACAAGGACCTTGGAGCTTGGAGCTTGTGTACCTTCTTCATAAAGCTCCTGGATGCACAGCCTTGAATTCACCCAGGGCAATAAGTGCAGAAATATGCAAAAGGAACAGGAGGCAGATGTGGTGGCTGCAGTATCTCACATGGTTCTCCCCTTCCGCCCTACCCTCAACCCTCCTGGCCCATGGTGGTTTAAGGAGAGATAAAGGAAAGAGAGTGTACATAAGATCCTCCTGTGGAGGGGGAGAAGAAACTAAGTGGTAGAGAGAGAAAGCCAGCATCTGTCCACTCTAGAGTGCCTGAACTTGcttggatgggggtggggagagctGGGGGCAGAGAGCAAGAGCTGGAGCCTGAACTTGTAGGGGGTGGGGAGCATTGAACTTGGAGGGTGATATTGCTTAGAAGGGTCAAGCAAGGAgagagctggggagggggggtgagaggAGTAACAGGCCTGGGGCATGAAGGAGACAGGCCTTAATGATGGAGGGaattctgcatttaaaaaaaaaaatgacaaatagaAGGTGTTGAAATACTGTGTACAGAATTTTCAGAATTAAAATTGTTTTTgtgtgtgcagaattcccccaggtgaAACTTGCCAAGCCAAGTTCTGCACTCAGTTTCTTGGTTATTTGggtagaattttgaacagatactGCAGATTTGTTTTAGCTTTCTGGAACTCCTGTAGTATCTGCAGTAGCTCTTTCAGGTTGTTTTTGTGCAGATATTCCAGGGAAGGTGATAACAGGGGGTCTACTAAAGTAACGAAATTCCCAACACTTAACTTTACTTCTACTGAAACCTCATGGAGGCAGTCACAGGATCAGAGAGCCCAACACATCCTCCACAATaactatttagattttttttttttttttactcacacctttttcagtagtagctcaaggtgagttacattcaggtacactggatatttctctgtcccaggagggctcaggcaatggaaggttaagtgacttgcccaagatcacaaggagcagcagcgggatttgaacccagccacctctggattgcaagaccagtgctctaaccactaggccactcctccactccaacaatAACACTCCATCATGTTCTGTTGTTCATCCACTCACTAGCCCGCAGCCACACTatcagtagcccagtggttagaaagtgggctgacaaccaggggaCCCACTTCAAATCCTGCTACTGTTCCTTGCAtttttaggcaagtcacttaaccctccgttgcctcaatCTATATTGTACACCCTCTGGGAATAAGGAAATGCCCATTGcacctttttcaggagtagctccAGGTACGAGCTAAATCCAAAGAAATACATAAATACCAGGTCCCCTAGAGTAGGTAGGTGGATGGGCTAGAAGGTTGTGTTCAGCAGTAAGCAGTAGATGAGAAAGTGGGAAGCAAATTGAGGGGCCCAGACTCTGGCCATAATATGTGATAATGGGAAAGGTCAGGAATCGTTTAATCAGAACCCAGGGGccttggatcagtgggtcctTTATCTGTGGCTCCCCAGATTGGAAATCTAGTTTGGGGAtctcgtttgtttgtttttgctggttgcttttggggctttttttttaaacttccaaTTGAGTTTTCAGGGCTAAATGCAAGTTTAAAAAGGTGTTAATTTTGGAAGTAGTTCTATATGTCATCAGCATGCTAGAGTTGTCACTTCTTCCTTTATAGTGATTTTATGTGTGCCAAACATTTACTACAGTGCCATTCATTTTAGTGCACAAAACAGTGCATTCAAGTggaccaaaatgaccagatgatctgCATACTTCATCCAGTTGATTTCTAATTTAAAATTTAATCCTGGAATTAAGGAGCCCCACTAATATGGGCAAGCTAACCTAAATATTAAGAGACTAGGATTGAGGCTCTCACTACCTTACTTCTTGCTGTTGTCTGAAGCTTGCTGTCCAGGGTGGTTTTGCTGCATGCAATTATCTAACCCATCTTGGAACTTGCTCCACCACACTTCTCCTCACATCTTTCccattagtgtgtgtgtgtgaggggggagcaggggaaacactgtgcttgcttttttttccccagcatATCTTCCTTCTCCAGGGCCaccgagggagggggcagggggggacaaaattccccagggcccggcgccggggtcggggtcaggctgccggcgctgcagttcccagtctcacctgcctgcctcctcggctccgggccctctacattcaaggcagcagtcgcaaatcgcctctcttctggccttccctccctgtgtctccgccctcgtctgatgtaacttccggtttccgcgagagcgggacacagggagggaaggccagaagagaggcgatctgcgactgctgccttgaatgcagggggcctggagccgtggaggcaggcaggtgagaccacggactgcagcggtggggggagcgacgggggggggggggcaagggtggGGCGGCCTTACCACGGGCCCGGCCcaccagcctagtctctcggcggccctgtgcttCTCCTCTCACCTCAAGAGTTCTTGCCCCATGCTgccttctctttttcttcttccaACCTGTCAGGTGTCTCTCGCATATGCAGGCTGTCATTTTTCCACATCACCCTCTCCTCTCTCTGGCCCCAGTCCCTTGGAGCCTTCCACTCTACTATTTTCCTAggcccctcctccccacctcttgGGAGCCTATATCCTCTCAGCAGGCTGCCCCACCCACACTTCTTCCTGTCTCCTCCCACCACTCATGGCCCTTCTCTTATCGATAGGCTTTCTGCTGCTTGCTTGCATGCACCTCCTATTGTTGGCCATCTTGTGGAGGCCCTTCACGTAAACGGGCTCTCCGATTCCCAAACACCTTTATGTCCTCTACCCCTACTTGTCATAGCTATACTCTCATTGGCAGGGTCTTcttacccttctccttcacttgCCACAATTTCACCAAAATGTTTGTTTGGTCCCCATAGGGTTAATGTAGGATGTGgtcctgcagaggagagagtgcTACTCACAGGTCTGCATGCTGTGGCTGATATATACTGTGAAAACTGCAAGACCACGCTGGGGTGGAAATATGTAAGTTTTTCTGGCCATCTGGATTCCTGATTTGGATTTTTGATGTCATTGCCTGCTTTTATAAACTTTGCTCAAGGTGAACCCCTGAGTTTCTGTGATATTAAATTGGTGTTAGATCCACAGAACCCTACCCTCATCTGTTACTGCAGCTGCTGTCCAATTCTCAGAGTTTCTTCCTCGCCTAAATACAGAGAGAGTGTCCTGTGACTCAGGCCTATGGCCCACTCTCAAACCCCACCCCCCTTCCACCTCTAGAGAATTGTAACTCATAATGTCCTCTTGGCCCATAATCAGGATATCCTCCCTAGACCAATGGTATTTCCTCCCTGTGGCTTTACTGACAATAGTCTCCGCTCATTTTCCCGGCAGGAGCAGGCATATGAGAGTAGCCAGAAGTACAAGGAAGGAAAATATATCATAGAGCTCAATCATATGATCAAGGACAACGGCTGGGACTGAACTGCTGCCACCAGGAGAAGGAGATAGCATCTCCCTTGTGTTCTCCATTGCTGTTCCCTGGTTTTCCCCTGGAGGCCCACCACCTCCGTTGCTGTCCAGGTCACCTTCTAGACATGTGCACTCTCATTCTTattcatatgtgtgtgtgtgtgtgaaaggaaTCAG
The genomic region above belongs to Microcaecilia unicolor chromosome 7, aMicUni1.1, whole genome shotgun sequence and contains:
- the YPEL3 gene encoding protein yippee-like 3, which codes for MVRLTKPKTFQAYLDNCSRRYSCVHCRAHLANHDDLISKSFQGSQGRAYLFNSVVNVGCGPAEERVLLTGLHAVADIYCENCKTTLGWKYEQAYESSQKYKEGKYIIELNHMIKDNGWD